TCTTAATAACCGGAGCTGGCGGTTCTATCGGCAGTGAAATTGCAAGACAGGTAAGCCAGTTTCATCCGGGTACATTGATATTATTGGATAATAGTGAGAATAATCTATACAGTATTTTTTATGAGCTAAGAAATAAATATAAGAATGTAGAATTAGTCCCTTTATTATTGAATATAACAAATAAACCCAGGTTAAAAAATATTTTTCAATCAAAAAAGCCTGCTGTAGTTTTTCATGCCGCAGCTCATAAGCATGTACCTATTTTAGAATATTACCCGGAAGAGGCGATATGGAATAATATTATTGGTACAAAAAATATAGCTGCTTTGGCTGACAAATATGGGGCTGAAAGAATGATTATGATTTCCACAGATAAAGCAATTAACCCAACCAGTGTGATGGGTGTCAGTAAGAGAATTGCCGAAATGATTATGACAGATTATGGAAATAAAAGCAAAACGAGGTTTATGGCAGTACGCTTTGGAAATGTCCTGGGAAGCAGCGGAAGCGTAGTACCATTATTCAGGAAGCAAATTGCCGAAGGTGGCCCGGTTACAGTTACAGATAAAGAAGTTAAAAGATATTTTATGACTATACCTGAGGCCAGCCAATTGGTTATTCAGGCAGGAGTATTAGGAGATAGTGGCCAGGTTTTTGTATTGGATATGGGTGAACCAATCAAGGTTTATGATCTGGCGGTTGATATGATTAAACTAATGGGTTTTGAGCCCAATAAAGATATAGACATAACAATAGTGGGCTTAAGACCGGGAGAAAAGTTATTTGAAGAATTAATGACTGAGGAAGAAAAAAGTAATGCCTCCAGCCATACCTCTCATGAAAAAATATTTATTGCCAGGGTTGGTGAAGTGGATGGTGAAAAATTAGCTAAAGGTATTTCAGAATTAGAGGAGTTGGCATTAGAGGGTGATGCAGAGAAAATTATAATGAAGCTTCAGGAAATTGTCCCCAATTATAATCCTACGCGAAATAAAGATAATCTGCTGGAATATCAGTGGTAGATTGGTATCGAGT
This genomic window from Atribacterota bacterium contains:
- a CDS encoding nucleoside-diphosphate sugar epimerase/dehydratase: MFRINNKYIWIFIDICFLNIALLLAIAIRFGYDLRQYFFIYQQNIIFIIIAYLIFSSIFRLYNFYWRYISIKEMFHIILVVALTTFFTMYLRFLPFGGNIPRTVIFLFFFFSLSTLIGNKIFWRFYHENRLKMKKGNNRILVVGAGDAGDVISREISRRPNLGNLIGFVDDDKSKTGMNIHGGRVLGTTEDIPQLIQNKNVDQIIIAMPSASGKQIKRIVNRIPKKSVDIKTLPGLYELVDGNVSYSKVRNIEIEDILGREQVNLNIKTISEYLTEKTVLITGAGGSIGSEIARQVSQFHPGTLILLDNSENNLYSIFYELRNKYKNVELVPLLLNITNKPRLKNIFQSKKPAVVFHAAAHKHVPILEYYPEEAIWNNIIGTKNIAALADKYGAERMIMISTDKAINPTSVMGVSKRIAEMIMTDYGNKSKTRFMAVRFGNVLGSSGSVVPLFRKQIAEGGPVTVTDKEVKRYFMTIPEASQLVIQAGVLGDSGQVFVLDMGEPIKVYDLAVDMIKLMGFEPNKDIDITIVGLRPGEKLFEELMTEEEKSNASSHTSHEKIFIARVGEVDGEKLAKGISELEELALEGDAEKIIMKLQEIVPNYNPTRNKDNLLEYQW